GGCGCTTCACTTCTTCACCGATGATGCTCTGGAAAGTACGGACGATATCGGGGAAGGGTGCGGGGCCCAATGCGGAACCCAAAACGTAATGGGTGGTGGCAAAGTTGGTTGCCCAGTCGCGCATGGCTTCGTTCACGGCGTCCTTCAAGGTGCGGCTACCGCTGGTAACCGGCACAACCTTTGCGCCGTAAAGTTCCATGGTGGCAACGTTGGGCTGCTGACGACGGACGTCCACTTCGCCCATGTAAACGATACATTCAAGACCAAGCTTGGCGCAAGCGGCTGCAGTGGCGAGACCGTGCTGACCAGCGCCGGTTTCTGCGATAATGCGGGTCTTGCCCATCTTCTTTGCCAAGAGGCACTGACCGATGGCGTTGTTGATTTTGTGGGCGCCAGTGTTGGCGAGACCTTCAAGCTTGATGTAGATCTGAGCGCCGCCCAGAAGTTCTGTAGCGGTGGGGGCAAAGTACAGCGGAGTTTCGCGGCCGATGTAGTCGCGCTGGATGATGTGCAATTCTTCCAGGAACTCCGGATCCTTGATGTACTTGTTGAATGCTTCTTCAAGATCGTCCAAAGGGCGACGGATGATTTCGGCTACGTACTTGCCGCCGAACTCGTTGAAAAAGCCGTTATCTGATTCTACCAGAGATTTTGCCATTTTGAGGTTCCTCTATATTTTTTCAAGACCAAATTTAAAAAAAGACCTTCGGGGAGTCCGAAAGCCTTCTTCAAAATCTGCGTGCAATCACTAATTAAATCGGCAAAAACGGACTCTATTTACTAGAGCGCCACCACCAATTGTTAAAACGGATTGCATTACTTGTCTTCATGCGAATGAATTTATGAATGTTTCGAAATCTTG
This window of the Fibrobacter sp. UWEL genome carries:
- the trpB gene encoding tryptophan synthase subunit beta, which codes for MAKSLVESDNGFFNEFGGKYVAEIIRRPLDDLEEAFNKYIKDPEFLEELHIIQRDYIGRETPLYFAPTATELLGGAQIYIKLEGLANTGAHKINNAIGQCLLAKKMGKTRIIAETGAGQHGLATAAACAKLGLECIVYMGEVDVRRQQPNVATMELYGAKVVPVTSGSRTLKDAVNEAMRDWATNFATTHYVLGSALGPAPFPDIVRTFQSIIGEEVKRQAAERNIDIAAIVACVGGGSNSIGVFTPFIENEKIRLIGAEAGGVGPKLGDNASRMVGNAAKVGIVQGYKSKFLVDDDGQSQPTRSISAGLDYMGIGPQLAALGESGRVEFQSILDKEALEAVNFFAKNEGILFALESSHAGAAAMKIAKELPKDKAIIINMSGRGDKDIFITSPVFRPEKWKEFLAAELKRLNNNEDIHDAEIMNK